The Alkalihalobacillus sp. LMS6 genomic interval AGTGCAAGAAATTCAAAAATTGCATTTGACCCACCGCGGGTTACAACAAGATCTGCCGCTTGCATAAGATGCGGAAGTTCTTCATGTACATATTCATACTGTTTATAGCCGCGTTTTCCATTAAGCTCTGGGTCCAGGTGACCTTTCCCGCAAATATGAATGATTTGATAGGTGTTTAGAAGTTCATCTAAAGAGTGACGAATGCCCTCGTTGATTGCTTTAGCTCCTAAACTACCGCCCATTACCAGCATAACAGGCTTTTGTTTTACAAAATCAGTAAGCGATAAACCTTGCGTGCGGGAGCCGGATAAAAGATCTTTCCGAATGGGCGAACCCACAACATGGGTAGCGTCACTTGGAAAATGCTTTGCGGTTTCTGCAAACGATGTATAAAAGGTCTTTGTAAATCGTCTCGCTATGCGATTTGCCAACCCAGGAGTTAAATCACTTTCGTGTAAGTGCACAGGGATGCCTAGAGAATAGGCAGCAATGACGACAGGTACCGTCACAAAACCACCTTTTGAAAACACAACATCAGGCTTTTCTTTTTTTAAGATTTTACGGGCTTGTCGAAGGCCATTTGAGATCCGTGCTAGATCGGTTATATTTTTCGTATCAAAGTAACGACGTAATTTTCCACTTGAAATACCAAAGTACGTAATGCCACTCTTTTCAACAAGTTCTCTTTCAATGCCGTTATAAGAACCGATATAAGCAATGGACCAAACGTCTGTGTTCATTTCGTTAATAATCGCCAAATTTGGTGTTACGTGCCCCGCGGATCCTCCACCAGTAAAGATAATTTTTTTCATTCTAAACCTCTCCGTCTAGTTCAATGTTAACCAATAATAAGCGTTGCTGTGAAGTCTACGACAATATAGAGTCCTGCAAGGCATCCAATCATCGCAACAACAACGAGTAAAGCTTTCATAATGCTAATTTTCTGTGCCTCTGAGTAAGCAATTAGAAAAATAACGAAAACCCATACAACTGTTAAGTCGATCATTACAGATCCAAAACTTACAATCGTTCGTAATAAAACTGTTTGAGCGTGCAGTGTCAGTAGAGCGAGACCGAACAAAAATAAATTGATTAAGCCAACAATAATTCCTGGCATAAACAAAGCATATACAAACACTTTTCGTGTGGCCTTTACATCACCGTTTCCGTTGTACCAACCTCCAACATGACCAAATGCAAAACTAAAGCCATAATAAAGAATCGGTCCTGTCAGTGTGCCAATGAATATGGTAATGAGCAAAGGCAAGAATTCGCCTGTAGAAGCAAGGAGCAGGGTGTGGCTTCTTGAAAACCAAAAAGCCGTCAATCCTCCAAATACGATCGATAAAATTAAAGTTGCTTGTTTATGTATATCACTACTCAATGCGTCTTTCATTGTTTGACGAGGCGCAATCCATATGCCTAGCCATGGATTTGTTGTTTTCAAGCAATCACCTACTATAGCATATCTTTTGTTCTTATCATACCATGATTTATCATTATGTATGAATAGGCTGAAAAAAGAATTAAAAAGTAATCGCTTTTTCTTTCGACAACCATGGAGGATGATGATATTTTAGAAAGGTAAAGGAGGAAGAGTACTTGGAAAAATCACAAGTAGTAAAAGGGGCTTTCCTCTTATCGATAGCCGCATTAGTTACAAAAATATTTAGTGCAATCTATCGCATCCCTTTTCAAAATATGGCTGGAGATATGGGTTTTTATGTTTACCAGCAGGTATACCCATTCTTCGGTATGATTACCATTCTTGCGCTTTATGGCTTTCCGGTAGTGCTTTCTCGCCAAATTGCAGAAAAAAAAGCACAAGGAAAAGACGATGAAGTGAAAGAATTACTTAGCTATACATTTTGGGGTTTATTATTCCTATCCTTATTATTATGTATTGGTTTTTTATTGTTTGCTAAAGACATTGCGTTATTTATAGGGGATGAATCCCTTTATTCCGTTATCCAGCTTGTCGGATTTGGCTTTTTGTTTTTACCGTTATTAAGTGTTTTTCGAGGGGCTGGACAAGGCATTAATCACATGGCCCCAACTGCTTTTTCGCAATTGAGTGAGCAGGCGGTTCGGGTACTCGGCATTCTCTTTGTAACGTTTCTTCTTACTTCCCAAGGATCTGACGCGTATGCAGTCGGCGAAGGAGCAATGTATGCATCGCTATTAGGAAGCGGAGTTGGTACAATAATCTTAATCCTATTAGCAAAAAAAAGTGACATTCAACTTAACATAAAAGGATCTTTTAAATCGTTTATTCAGCATAACGCGAGCTTCTTAAAGCAAAGTGTATTTATTTGCCTTAACTCTCTCATCCTATTATTGTTTCAGCTTATTGATGTCTTCACTGTTGTTCGTGGACTTCAAGTACTGGATGTAGCAGATGTAAATGTTTATACCGCAAAAGGTATATACGATCGCGGTCAGCCAATGATTCAATTAGGAACAATCTTAATTACATCTATTGCGCTAGCGGTCGTTCCGCTTTTATCAAATGCGATTGCAAAACAACATGATCAAGATGCACGTCGTTACCGTGATGTTATGATGAGGCTGGCGATCTTGCTTGGCGGTGGGGCAACAATTGGTTTAGTGTTATTAATGGATTCGCTGAACGTGATGCTTTTTACTGACCAAGCAGGCACGAATGTACTCCGAGTTTTTGTTCTTTCCATTTTGCCATGCTCAATCTATTTAGCAGGTGCGGCAATCATTCAAGGCTACGGACGCATTCATATTCCTGTGTATGCTATCTTAGCAGGTTTGATTGCGAAAACGGTAGGCAATATCGTGTTTATTGATATATTCGAATCGACGATGGGCGCGGCGCTTGCTAACGTTGTTGCGTTTACCGTTATGATGATGATCGTGTTGTATTCACTGAAAAAGATCGATCAAACGATTTTTATCCAAAAACAATCATTCGTTACATTAGTTGTGGTTTTATTAAGTATGGGACTAGTTGTTTTTGGACTTAAAATAGGAGTAGAAACGATATTCTCTATTCCTTATCAAAGAAGTGCACACGCACTGCAAGCTGTATTTTTAGCGATAATTGGGGCTTTATTTGTCGGTGTTGCTGTCTTATTTAGTAATGTTTTTACGTTACGTGAATGGGCAAGCGCACCTAAATTGGCTGCCGTGAAACGAAAAATTATACGAACGTTTATGAAGAATTAGAGGTGACATATGGGTACAATTAAAGTAGTTGGACTAGGAGCAGGCGGATTAGACCAAATGCCAATTGGAATCTATCGTACAATGAAACAAGCTAAGGGTGTAAGGGTTCGTACGTTGGATCATCCCGTTGTAGAAGAGCTTAAGCAAGAAGGAGTATTGTTTTCGTCCTACGATCATATTTACGAAACATTTGACGCATTTGAAAATGTCTATGACGCCATTGTAGGTGATTTAATCGAACGCGCTCAAAATGAAGACTTGGTTTATGCAGTACCAGGACACCCATTTGTTGCGGAAAAAACCGTGCAGTTGCTTCATCAGGCAGCTGCAGACAAACATGTACAGTTAGAGATTATAGGTGGCGCATCGTTTCTTGATCAGATGTATACAAGTTTAAGAATCGACCCTATTGAAGGATGCCAAATTCTTGATGGTACAGTCTTAAAGCAGGAAGAAGTGCAGCTGCGTCACCACCTCATCATTGTGCAAGTGTATGATAGCCTGATTGCATCTGACGTCAAGTTAACGTTAATGGAAATGTACCCAGATGATTATGAGGTGACAATTGTTACCGCGGCTGGCTCATCAGAAGAAGTGCTTGTAAATGTCCCGTTATACGAGTTGGATCATTATACAGAAGTAAATAATTTAACAGCGGTTTATGTACCGCCAATAAAAGATGAAACCTTGCTTTACAAGGATCTCAATTATTTAAAAACCATCATTGCGCAATTAAGAGGGCCTGGAGGTTGTCCGTGGGATCAAAAGCAAACGCACCAATCGTTAAAGCGTTTCTTACTGGAAGAGTCATATGAAGTGTTTGAAGCAATTGACCTAGAAGATGATGAGCAGTTAACAGAAGAGCTCGGCGATGTTTTATTACAAGTTCTTCTCCATGCGCAGATTGGTGAAGAGTCGGGATATTTTCAGCTTTCCGATGTGATTGGTACCCTTACTGAAAAAATGATTCGCAGGCATCCACACGTATTTGGCGACCGCGACCAACAAGTAGAAACAGCAGAGGCTGTCAGTTCCATCTGGCAAGAAGTAAAACAAAAAGAAAAAGAACAGCAAGGCCATGTGGAACCGAGGCAGGAAATCAGTTCGTTTCTTTCCATGCTAGTCGCTGCAGAGACGTTGCAAAAGGATGTCGCCAAATTAGGATTTGAATATGAGGCAATTGAACAAGTGTATGACAAAGTGGTGGAAGAGCTAGAAGAAATAAAGGCTGCAGGACCTGCTGAACGCGAAAAGGAATACGGTGATTTGCTTTTAGCTGTCGTCAGCTTAGGTCGCTTTATCAAACAATCACCAGAAGTATCGCTTCATACAGCGCTAACGACCTTCATGCGTCGCTTTGCATATGTGGAGGCACAAGCGAACGGAACAGAAAAAACGATGCTGGAAATCGATATGAATACGCTTGAAACATGGTGGAAAGAAGCAAAAGAGCTAGAGAACTAACCCATCTGGAGGTAATCAATGAGACTGGACAAATTTTTAAAAGTATCCCGTTTAATCAAAAGACGGACATTAGCAAAAGAGATTAGTGATCAAGGACGAATTACGGTTAATGGACAAACGGCAAAAGCAGGTACCACCGTAAAGCCAGGTGATGAGCTTGCTGTTCGGTTTGGCCAAAAGATTGTGACGGTGAAAATTAACGACTTAAGAGATACAACGAAAAAAGAAGTTGCGGCCGAAATGTATACCATTCTTAAGGAGGAATCTGTTTAATGAGGGCGTTTATTTTTGATATGGATGGCGTCATCATTAATAGTGAGCCTCTTCATTTTCAAGTAGAATCAGAACTTGCAAAGGAAAAAGGAATCGCGTTAAAAGAGGGAGAGCTAGAATCCTATGTCGGCGTTCGTGCAGATGAAATGTGGGCATCTTTAAAAGCGAAGCATCGTGCGTCATTTGATGTAGACGAGCTCTTAGTGGAAGCGAATGAAAAGAAACTTGCCTATTTAAATGATGCATCAATAGAACCAATTAAAGGAATACGAGAATTACTAGCGCAATTAAAAGAAAAGGGCTATAAAGTTGGTTTAGGCTCTTCTTCTCCCGTCGCTTTTATTGATGCAGTGTTGACCGCTTTTTCCATTAAGAATCAATTCGATGTAGTCTTAAGTGGCGAACAAGTAACAAAGGGAAAACCTGCTCCTGACATTTATTTAGAAGTAGCAAAACAATTAGGTGTTGAGCCTCAAGACTGCACCGTTTTAGAAGATGCAGCACACGGGGTGCAAGCCGGAAAAGCTGCTGGGATGGATGTAATCGGTTTTGTTAATCCTCATTCAGGAAACCAGGACTTATCAAAAGCTGATCACGTGATTAAAGGCATCTCAGACATTACCATTCAAACAGAAAGTGTTTCTGTACGAAACTGACACAAAAAGATCTTCGTGACTACGTTCAGTCACAAAGATCTTTTTTTGCTTGTACCTTCTATGACTATGGCTTTACGACGTCCATCGGAGTGTCGCCTTTCGCTCCTGCAACGAGGTTTTTAACCGCGCGCATCGCCATCGCTTCTCTTGTCGCAGCTGTGGCAGACCCTATATGGGGAGTAAGTGTGACATTACGAAGGTGTAGAAATGGGTGATCTTTAGGAAGGGGTTCTGTTTCAAATACATCTAAGGCTGCACCAAAGATGTCGTTGTTTTGCAAGGCTTCAATCAATGCTTGTTCATCAATGACTGGGCCGCGAGCACCGTTCACAAGTAAAGCCGTCTTTTTCATTTTTTGTAACGCTTCTTTGTTAATAAGATGCGTAGTCTCTTCCGTAAGAGGTACCATTAGAACGACTACATCAGAGCGGGTAAGAAGGTCATCTAATTCAACTTTTTCAGCGTTATAACGCTCTTCCGCTTTCGGTCTGTTCGAGCGATTGTGGTAAAGAATCTTCATTCCGAAACCTTCTTTTGCCCGATGTGCAATTTTTTCACCGATACGTCCCATCCCGACGATCCCGAGTGTTTTTTCATAAACATCTTGTCCATAAAGTGCAGCTTGCGAAGTGCTACGATCCCAGTTGCCTGCTTGGATCTGGCTATGCAATTCAGCAATTCTCCGTGAACCAGACAATATTAAACCGAAAAGAAGATCGGCGACCGTCTCATCTAATACGTAAGGTGTGTGGGTTAACAGTACGTTTTCACTAGCCAATCCTTGCGCATCAAAATTATCATAACCAACAGTTGCTGTACTAATGACTTTCAACCGCTCGCTGTCCTTAACAAGATCGGCATCAGCGGAGTGACCTGTTAGAAGGGCACCGTCTACTGATTTAAGAATTTCCTTTAAATCTTCTCGTTTTAAGTTCTTTTGTTGATCCCAAATTTGGTATGTACAATGTTCTTCAAGATAGTTTAATACGCGTCCAGGAACAGAGTGGGCGAGGAATACTTCAGGTTTTTTCAATATTTTCACTCCTTATGAATGATTGCTTTTGTCTAAACTATAAAAGTAAACGCTTTAGAAATCAAAACAAACGTTTACCGAAAAAAGACTCATCTTAACATCGCTGTCACAGATAATGGTACTTTTTTTTAGGAATGATCAAGCTTTGGCTTGAAATTCACCTCATTGTTGCATAAACTGTAAGTAACATGAGAATGATTTTCATTATCCTAGCAAAATTGGGGGAAGGACCGTGCAACAAAACGAGATGTACGATCTAACAATTATTGGCGGTGGGCCTGCTGGATTATACAGCACGTTCTATGCAGGAATGCGCGATCTCAAGGTCAAGCTAATTGAATACAATCACGAACTAGGCGGTAAGATTCTCTTTTATCCTGAAAAAATTGTATGGGATGTTGGAGGAATGCCTCCTACTCCTGGTGCAACCCTTATAGATCAGCTTGTCAATCAAGCAAATACATTTGAACCAACCATTTGCACAAATGAACATATCGAGAAAATGGTGCGAGAGCCTGATGGGACGTTTACGCTTTTAAATGCGAACGGTGAAAAACACTATAGTAAAACGGTTATGCTCGCTTCTGGACACGGAATTCCGGTTATGCAGAAGT includes:
- a CDS encoding polysaccharide biosynthesis protein codes for the protein MEKSQVVKGAFLLSIAALVTKIFSAIYRIPFQNMAGDMGFYVYQQVYPFFGMITILALYGFPVVLSRQIAEKKAQGKDDEVKELLSYTFWGLLFLSLLLCIGFLLFAKDIALFIGDESLYSVIQLVGFGFLFLPLLSVFRGAGQGINHMAPTAFSQLSEQAVRVLGILFVTFLLTSQGSDAYAVGEGAMYASLLGSGVGTIILILLAKKSDIQLNIKGSFKSFIQHNASFLKQSVFICLNSLILLLFQLIDVFTVVRGLQVLDVADVNVYTAKGIYDRGQPMIQLGTILITSIALAVVPLLSNAIAKQHDQDARRYRDVMMRLAILLGGGATIGLVLLMDSLNVMLFTDQAGTNVLRVFVLSILPCSIYLAGAAIIQGYGRIHIPVYAILAGLIAKTVGNIVFIDIFESTMGAALANVVAFTVMMMIVLYSLKKIDQTIFIQKQSFVTLVVVLLSMGLVVFGLKIGVETIFSIPYQRSAHALQAVFLAIIGALFVGVAVLFSNVFTLREWASAPKLAAVKRKIIRTFMKN
- a CDS encoding undecaprenyldiphospho-muramoylpentapeptide beta-N-acetylglucosaminyltransferase; protein product: MKKIIFTGGGSAGHVTPNLAIINEMNTDVWSIAYIGSYNGIERELVEKSGITYFGISSGKLRRYFDTKNITDLARISNGLRQARKILKKEKPDVVFSKGGFVTVPVVIAAYSLGIPVHLHESDLTPGLANRIARRFTKTFYTSFAETAKHFPSDATHVVGSPIRKDLLSGSRTQGLSLTDFVKQKPVMLVMGGSLGAKAINEGIRHSLDELLNTYQIIHICGKGHLDPELNGKRGYKQYEYVHEELPHLMQAADLVVTRGGSNAIFEFLALQIPMLIIPLSRQSSRGDQILNAQTFVKNGYAHMLEEEAMNDDNLVKEIHALYANREPILTTMQQSEATRAVQLIIENLNTV
- a CDS encoding 2-hydroxyacid dehydrogenase; amino-acid sequence: MKILKKPEVFLAHSVPGRVLNYLEEHCTYQIWDQQKNLKREDLKEILKSVDGALLTGHSADADLVKDSERLKVISTATVGYDNFDAQGLASENVLLTHTPYVLDETVADLLFGLILSGSRRIAELHSQIQAGNWDRSTSQAALYGQDVYEKTLGIVGMGRIGEKIAHRAKEGFGMKILYHNRSNRPKAEERYNAEKVELDDLLTRSDVVVLMVPLTEETTHLINKEALQKMKKTALLVNGARGPVIDEQALIEALQNNDIFGAALDVFETEPLPKDHPFLHLRNVTLTPHIGSATAATREAMAMRAVKNLVAGAKGDTPMDVVKP
- the mazG gene encoding nucleoside triphosphate pyrophosphohydrolase, with amino-acid sequence MGTIKVVGLGAGGLDQMPIGIYRTMKQAKGVRVRTLDHPVVEELKQEGVLFSSYDHIYETFDAFENVYDAIVGDLIERAQNEDLVYAVPGHPFVAEKTVQLLHQAAADKHVQLEIIGGASFLDQMYTSLRIDPIEGCQILDGTVLKQEEVQLRHHLIIVQVYDSLIASDVKLTLMEMYPDDYEVTIVTAAGSSEEVLVNVPLYELDHYTEVNNLTAVYVPPIKDETLLYKDLNYLKTIIAQLRGPGGCPWDQKQTHQSLKRFLLEESYEVFEAIDLEDDEQLTEELGDVLLQVLLHAQIGEESGYFQLSDVIGTLTEKMIRRHPHVFGDRDQQVETAEAVSSIWQEVKQKEKEQQGHVEPRQEISSFLSMLVAAETLQKDVAKLGFEYEAIEQVYDKVVEELEEIKAAGPAEREKEYGDLLLAVVSLGRFIKQSPEVSLHTALTTFMRRFAYVEAQANGTEKTMLEIDMNTLETWWKEAKELEN
- a CDS encoding HAD family phosphatase encodes the protein MRAFIFDMDGVIINSEPLHFQVESELAKEKGIALKEGELESYVGVRADEMWASLKAKHRASFDVDELLVEANEKKLAYLNDASIEPIKGIRELLAQLKEKGYKVGLGSSSPVAFIDAVLTAFSIKNQFDVVLSGEQVTKGKPAPDIYLEVAKQLGVEPQDCTVLEDAAHGVQAGKAAGMDVIGFVNPHSGNQDLSKADHVIKGISDITIQTESVSVRN
- a CDS encoding YIP1 family protein, whose amino-acid sequence is MKTTNPWLGIWIAPRQTMKDALSSDIHKQATLILSIVFGGLTAFWFSRSHTLLLASTGEFLPLLITIFIGTLTGPILYYGFSFAFGHVGGWYNGNGDVKATRKVFVYALFMPGIIVGLINLFLFGLALLTLHAQTVLLRTIVSFGSVMIDLTVVWVFVIFLIAYSEAQKISIMKALLVVVAMIGCLAGLYIVVDFTATLIIG
- a CDS encoding RNA-binding S4 domain-containing protein, with protein sequence MRLDKFLKVSRLIKRRTLAKEISDQGRITVNGQTAKAGTTVKPGDELAVRFGQKIVTVKINDLRDTTKKEVAAEMYTILKEESV